From the genome of Deltaproteobacteria bacterium:
TGGTAGACGCCCTCCTCGCCGAGCTCGATGGGGTTCGGATCCGAGAAGAAGTAGGCGACCTCGGCCCGGAAGCTCCAGCCCAGGTAGAGCGAGAAGCCGGCGATGGCCAGCATCAGGGCCGGGCTGCGCCACCCCGTGGGGTCGCGCCGGGCCACCCGCTCGACCTCGGCCTCGAGGCTGACGCCCGCGGACGCTCCGTCCTTCTGCTTCCCGTCCTCTGCCATCGATGCGTCCCTCGTCTCGGCTCCTCATAGAACGAAGCCGGCGTCCCCGGGAAGGGCGCCGGCTCGTCCGTCGAAAAGCCAGGAGCCTCGTCAGGAGGCCTGCTTCTCCTTCTCCGCGTTCGCGGACTTGGTGAAGATCCGCACGAAGTCCTTCTCGATCTGCTCCTCGTCGCAGTTCTTGGCGATGGCGAGCTCCTTGATGAGGAGCGCCCGGGCGGTGTCGAACATCTTCCGCTCGCCGAAGGAGAGGTCCTTGTCGAACTTGAGGAGGTAGAGGTCGCGCAGCACCTCGGCGATCTCGAAGACGCTGCCGGTCTTCACCTTCTCGGTGTACTCCCGGTAGCGGCGGTTCCAGGTCGTGGCGTCGACCGAGACGTCCTTCTTGCGGAGAATCCGGTAGACCTTCTTGGCCTCCTTCTCGTCGATCACGTCGCGGAGGCCCACCGAGTTCACCTTGTTGATGGGGATGAAGATCTTCTCGGTCTTCTTGTCGAGGAGCTGGAGGACGAGGAAGGAGAGGCGCTGCCCCATGATCTCCTGATGCTCGATCCCCATGATCTCACCCACGCCGTGCCCCGGATAGACCGCCTTGTCACCGACATTGAAACGCATGGATTCGCTCGACCTCCGTTGAATGGTCCTGGGCCCGGTCGAATACCACCACTCGCCAGGCCATCTTTCGGCCGCTCCCGTCCGGGCAACGGCCCGTGGCCGGACCTTGGGTCTCGCTCACGTCTGACTCGGTCCGGCCGGTTTTCAAAAAAGCTTCAGAGTTTCAGGATGTTATACGACCGAAATCGAATTTGTCAAGCAAAATGAGCACCCGGCCCCTGCCTTGCAAACCGCCCCCCGGGCATGGCCATTCCCCCTCGCCAGCCCCACTTCCTGCTCCTCGGGGCCCTCTCCGGGGTCTTCCTGGCGCTCCTCGGCCCCCTGCCGGCCGCGCCCCCCTCCTCCGCGGGCTGGCTTCTCCTCCTGGTGGCGGGGGCCGGGCTGGGCTGCCTGCCGCTCCTGCGTCCTGGCCTTCCCCCCGGGCCCCTCGTGCTCTCCGGCCTGCTCCTGGGCTTCTGCGGGGCCGCACCGGGGCGGCCGCAGCCCCCGGACCCGCTGCCCGCCCCCGCCGGGGAGGCGTTGGCCCCGCGCCGGGCTCGAGGCGTCCTGCGGGCCACGAGGCCCGCCGGGCGCTCCCGCCTCGGGCTGCTCCACCTCGAGCGCCTGGAGGGACGCCCGGAGCGCCGGGTGCTCTCGGTCTCCCTTCCCCCCTCGGCGCCCCCGGTGGGAGACGGGGACCGCATCGAGGCGCTCCTGCGCCTGCGGCCCTGGCCCCGCCCCTCCAACCCGGGGGAGCGGGACGAGGGCGCCCGCCTCCTGGCGCGCGGCGTGGCCGGCCGGGCACAGATCCTCTCC
Proteins encoded in this window:
- a CDS encoding CarD family transcriptional regulator, coding for MRFNVGDKAVYPGHGVGEIMGIEHQEIMGQRLSFLVLQLLDKKTEKIFIPINKVNSVGLRDVIDEKEAKKVYRILRKKDVSVDATTWNRRYREYTEKVKTGSVFEIAEVLRDLYLLKFDKDLSFGERKMFDTARALLIKELAIAKNCDEEQIEKDFVRIFTKSANAEKEKQAS